GCATGTCTACAACAGGTGAAGCAACGGGTAACCAATTAGCTGAGTTATTACAAGCGAAACAACAAATCAATGACTTATTATTGAAAAACCAATCATTACAAGAAGAAGCCTTGAAATCACAACAAGAAATCGGTGAAGTAATGGTTTCTGCTAAGAAAGAAGCGAATCGCATCATCAGTGAAGCACAAGTTGAAGCGAAACACATGGTCAACTCAGCTGAACTTGAAATGTTGAATATTGGCAACCGTGCGAAAAATATCTCTAATGAAGTGGAAGAATCTAAGAATGAAGTTATGACGATTTATCGTGAATTAGAAGAACGCTTAAGCAAATTATCACGTCTAGATAAAACTGGCAACTAAACGATCGATCAGCGATCGAATGAAGGGAAGAACAATATGAAAAAACGAATCAATAAAAAATATCTTATCCTGTTGATTTCTTCTGCAATATTGTTTAGTACTGCTATTTACTTTATGTCTAGTTCAATGATCTTGGGCGCATCGGTAGGTGGCGGTGAAGTTGTAACACCAGTAGCTCCGATTCCAACGACACAGACAGCAGAAAAGCCAAAGACAACAGAAGCTGAAAATGCTAGTGCTGTAAGTAAGGAAAAAGAAGTACCTAAAGAAGTCTACATCGTAAAAGAAGGTCAGACCTTATGGGAAATTGCTCAAGATTCAGGTGTATCTATACAAACATTGATGAACAAAAATCAGCTTAGCAGTAGTGTTATTGTTGAGGGACAAGAATTAGTATTCGATTGATAGTACGTTTAGGTGGGGGGAGCGAAACTTTTAGAGTTTTGCTTAGCTCCCCTTTTTTATTAGGAAGAGAACTTATGGCAGGGTTTTGATTAGCTAGTTTTTATATGGAAAAATGGACAGCAGTCTGTTATCCTTAATTGAGAGTATTAATCGGTATGATTGAGGTGTATCATGGATGAAATAAAGGAATATTTTGAACGACTAAAACGAAAAATAAAACGAAAATTTGCTAAAAAGCAAAAAGTGAAAAACAACACGAAGAATAGAAAACGCCCACCAGCTGGTCCTAAAAAGAAACGTCCACAACATAGAGAACGCATTGAAGGAATTCGAGAAGAACCTAGAGGTAGTGCAAGACCGAAAGTGGAACTAGATAGAAAAGCCGGGCCAAGCAAGAAAAAGCGAAAAAAGAAAAAATTAACCAAAGAAGAATTTGAAAAAAGAAAAAAGAAAAAAAGAAAAGAGAATATCATTGAAATCATTAAATTTATGCTTCCAGTTGTATTATTTGCCGTTTTGGTCTTTTTCTTTATTTTAAATACGTCACCACATATGGTTGATGGAGATTCGATGAAACCCACTATGCTCAATGGCGATCGTGTTATTGTTCGTCGTACAAAGGAACCTAAACGATATGAGATCATTACATTTAAACCACCTGTGAAAAGTGAGTTTCAATATGTAAAACGAGTGATTGGAATGCCAGGAGATCTAGTTTGGACTGAAGGGAACGATTTGTTTATCAATCACCAAGCCGAGTCTTTACCTAAAGCTTCTGAGTTATCTGCTGCAAATGAATTACCAGATGGGACAATCAAAGTAAATTTGTCGCAGGATAGCTTGGATCAAATGGCACAATTTAAAAAGATCCCAAAAGGATATTATTTTGTTTTGGGAGATAATCGTAATAATTCTAGTGATAGTAGAACCTTTGGATTGGTTGATGGACAGGCAATTGAGGGAGTTGTTTCCTTTAGATTTGCACCATTTAATAGTATCGGGTGGATTAAATAGAGATTGAGAGCGAAACAAAACTAATCTTCAGTTTTGTTTCGCTCTTTTTCTTTTTTAAAATATTAAAAATATTTAGAATTAAAAATAATCACAAAATAAAAATAAATAGATTAATAATAATTTTCTTTGAATTTACGATTATTCTCATTAAATTTAATAGGTACAAAGAAAACAGAGAACATAAGGGATACGTTCTCTGTTATAATTTCAATTAGTGATAGATGGAACAAGCAATAGGCTATCGCGTGTCAATCAACTGAATAATCAATTTTTCAATTTCGGTCATATCATAACTATTTCCAATATCTGAAAAAATATAAACTAATTCTTGTTTTTCAGATATTGTTTCACTATAGATATTGGAAAGTAGGATATCATAATGACTGTCTTCTTTGAATGCTTCTGCTTTAATTGGATATTTATGACCTAAAACGTTTGTCAAATGCTGGATAACTAATTCACCAATAAATGGATTGAGTGAATGGTAGACACCAATTGCAATTTTTTCTTCATTTAATTCCGCAATATGATTTAATATGATCGTATAATGGATTTCAGTGAATTTATTTTTATAACTGCCTTTTTCACCATCTTGATCAAACTTTTTTGTAGCGATATCCATCAATTCAAAAACTTCATTACCAGAAAACGGATGACGATGTGCGTTGACGATGGACTTCACTGTCCAGCTATCAAAGGCCAAGATAAATCCGTCAAAGTAATAAAGCTGAGAATGAAGTTGAAACAATAGATTTTCAATATACAGTAAACGAGCAGAGGAAGCGTAACTCGATAAATATCCTTGCTGCTTTAGGTATTTTAAAATCACTTTATTCATGTAGTTTAAGTAAGAACTTTCTCTACGTTGCTTTTCTGCTAATCTAAAAGCAAAAGCAGAATTAGGCGAAAAATTATTCATAGAACAAAAGAAGTCATAAAACATGTATGCTTCATAAATAGTATATGGACGTTCGATTTTTTTCATATATGTATGTAAGGCTAAATTAATTTCTTCAAATAATGGTCGATCTGGATAATCATAGTTCGAACTAATGACTGGGTTGTACTCTGTCGTAAGTCGTCTAAAGGATATTTTCATCCATAATTTAATTTGCAGGACTTCGGTCGGATCAAATACCAAGTTAAGCGATTCTTTTAAAATATCTACAAAGCCAAGATACTGGTTGGCAGTTTCCTTCTCCAAACTTGTTTTATCCTCAAAAAGAAACCAGAAAAAACTAAAGAAAAAATAACGGATTTGCTTTTCTTCTCCAATAAGTTTTCCACGTTTGATTTGGAGGCGAAACTCCTTTAAAAGATCATTTAGCTCAGTGATTTTTCGATAATACGTTGCAGAACTGATTGCGTAGTTCAGCTGAAAATAGTCACAAGTCAATTCTCCTTTCGAAAATAACTGATTGACCATTTGAAATTTGATCGACTTTTCCAGAAAAAGGACAACAATTTTTTTTAATGGAAAAGTTGGTTCTTTTTTCAAAGAGATATTCTCACCGTGTATTGTTATTTCAACTTGCTCGTTCACCTGATTTTCTTCAAGAAAACTTTGCAGGAAAGACAAATATTCATTTAATGTTGGTAAGCTAATTTGGAATTCACTGACTAGCTCGTTTTTTGTTGCGTGGCCTTGATTGTTGTATAAAAATAATAATATATCATTCATATAATCAAAGGGCTTTTCTAAAAAATCTCGTTTCAGCATAATAGACACCTCACTTTAAGGATACTTGATTCATAGGGAAATGGCAATACGCAACTTATAAAAAGAAATTTACTGGCTATTATTATTTTAAAAAAACGAATTTTTATATATAATGGGATATAATGTTATTGTTATTTTGTATATATATAAACATAGTGATGGCATAGTTGATTGAAGGGAGAAGAACCTTAGTGAAAGTAGTAATTATCGGAGCCTCCCATGGGGGACTCCAGGCCGCATTAACATTAAAGAGATTAAATCCTCAAACTGAGGTTATTCTAATTGAAAAAAGAAGTGAGATCAGTTTTGTTTCAAGCGGAATCGTATTGAAAATGAATCAATTGGTTGATGAATTGGACAAAGTGAGATATCTGACTCTAGAAGAATTGAATAATAAAGGGGTAGACGTTTTAATTAATGCAACAGTTACTACAATAGATCCAGAGAAAAAATACGTTATTTATGAGGACGCTTCTAACAACGTGAGTGAGATTAGCTATGAAAAGCTGATCCTTACAACAGGTTCAAATCAATTTTCAACAAATATAACATTGCCAAGTAAAGATAAAGTAACTGTCTTCAAAAGTTATCCTAGCTCTGTAGAAGTATTGGAAAAATTGGAACAGTCAAAATCGATCTCAATTGTTGGTGGAGGTTACATTGGTGTAGAATTGTGCGATGCCTTGAAAGATCAAGGGAAAGAAATTCATTTGATTGAAAGTGCAGGTTCAGTTCTTTTTCGATACTTAGATAAGGAACTTTCTTCACTGATTGAAGAAAAAATCGTTGCATCTGGTGTGAAACTTCATTTAAATGAAAGTGTTATTAGCTTCTCAGAATTGGAAGAAGAGCTGTTTGTTACAAATACAACAAATGAAGAAATTAGAAATGATTATGTAATCATCGCGGTAAACGCTCGTCCAGATAGTCGATTAGTCAAAGAGTTTTTAGATTTAAATGCTAATGGAACGATACGAGTCAACGAACATATGCAAACAAGTGATCCAGATATATTTGCTTTAGGTGATGTGATTTCTTATCCAGTTCGTAATAGCTACCGTAAATCGTTTGTTCCTTTAGTGAATAATGTTGTCAGAAGTGCAACAGTTGCGGCAATGAATGTTCTGGGACATACGATAAAATATAACACGACTCAAAAAACAACGGCAACGAAAATCTTCAACAGTTATGTTGCTAGCACAGGCTTAACAGAAGAGGAAGCAAAGTTTGAAGGAATCGAAGTGGAAAGTACCTTTTTAACATTACCATGTCAACTGCCTTATCTTGAATTACAAGAAGAAGTACATATCAAAATGGTTTTCGAAAAAGGAACGCACAAACTGATTGGTGGTCAATTAATGTCTGAAAGAGACATTACACAATCAATTAATACCCTATCTTTGGCAATTGAGAAAGAGACGACCTTAGAAGAATTAGTGACACTAGATTTTTATTTTAATCCAGGAATCAATCAGCCAATGGGAATTATAGGACGAGCAGCATACGAATTTTTGATAGAAAAGTATAAATCTTGATAATTTAATAACATATATTATTATATTTTTGAAATGATTGAGCAAATGAATTAAACATAAAAAATGGCTTCCCCGATTCGTTAGAGAAACAGCAGAACAATATCCTTTTCGTTTTGTTGTTTTTTTGCATAATTGTTATTTTTATAAATAAATCAAAATACTACTACTTATTGTTATTTAAGTTTATAATAGAATAAAATTCTAGGGGGCATCGCCAATGAAAGCAGAAGAAAAGAAATTTTATGACTTCATAATGGATCGAACCAAGCCAGATCATCAAGAAGACATGAAACATTTGCTGGCAGAATTGATGGAAAGAAAATCAACGGATAAACTCGATAAAATGTACCTTATGAGTGTGGTTCCTAGAGCACTTTCTTATCTGGATCCTGATTCAGTAAACGAAGTCAAAAAAGTTGTATCAGAGTTTTCAGCAAAATTATAAGCAAAAAAATAAAGGCAAGCTGATTCATTCGGATGAGTTTGTCTTTTTTTTAGGTGTTAGAAAGAATGAGTAGAAGAGGTAAATCAATAAAAAATAGTTGGTTAAATGATGAAAACAAATACATAGAAGAACTCTCTACGACAGTTCTAGAAACTTGTCGTAGAAATAGACAAAAAATGGATTTTTCATTTGTTATTGATAAAAAAACTATGCTAAAGTATATCAGTCATTAAAAAGAGTAGGTGAGCAGGATGAAACATATAAAAAATACATTCAAGTTATTTAAATTAGATTGGCAACGTATTTTTAAGAACCCAATTGCTACATTTTTGATCATTGCACTGATGATTATTCCATCACTTTATGCATGGTTCAATATCAAAGCTTTGTGGGATCCTTACGCAAACACTGGAGAATTGCCAATTGCGGTATACAGTGACGACAAAGCAGCAAGTTTTCAAGGTAAGGAAGTTGATATCGGGAAAGAAGTCCTGAAAAACCTCCATGAAAATAAACAATTAGGTTGGAAGTTTGTTGATTCAAAAGAAGAATTAGACAAAGGGGTAAAATCCGGGAAATATTTCGCTGGGATTTATTTACCGAAAGATTTTTCTAAAGATTTATTGAGTTTTACTACAGGTGAAATCGTCAAACCTAAAATAGAGTATTCTATCAATGAAAAAATCAATGCGATCGCTCCAAAGATTGCAGAAAAAGGCGCTTCTTCTTTACAAGCCCAAATAACCGATCAATTTACCAAAACTGCAAGTAGTACCTTAGTTACGGTATTTAATGATATAGGCTATAATTTAGATTCTAATTTAGTCAGTATCACCAAAGTAAAAAATATGATTTTATCAACGGATGAGAACATTGAGCAAATCGATAAGTATACACAAGAAGTCGTAACACTTCATGACAAAATGCCAGAACTGAAAACAAAATTAGCGAAAGCAAATGAATTTGTTGACTATTTACCGCAAGTGGATGCTTTAGGAACAAAATTGGTAGATTTAAATGATAAGATGCCAACGATCAAAGAACAGGCTAAAGTTATTTTAACCTTGCAAGAAAAAATTCCGGAAATTCAAAATGCTGGTAAACAATTAGCGATGATCGATGAAGATTTTGCTTCAGTTGAACAAACGATGACTGATGGAATCAATGAAGCAAAACAAGGATTAACGATCATCCAGCAAGTTCAAACGGCGTTACCAGATATTGAAAAACTTGGAGATCAGGCAGATCAATTAGCAACAGTGACCAAAGATGGTGCAACAAAATTACAAGAAGCGTTGCCAAGTATTACTAGCTGTATCAAAGTAACCTTGGAGTCTGTTCAAACCATTGGCTCCAATGTATCAGCAATTGCTGGACAAATCGAACAATTATTGACAGATAATGAATTAACACCAGATGAACGTGCAGCTTTAAAACAAATGTTGCAACAATTTAGCGATAGTTTAGGCAAACAACAGGCAGCGATCGATCAATTAGTGGCGATGCTGACAGATATTCAAAATTCTTCTGGTAATCAAGACCTTCAACCAATCATTGATAGCTTGAACAATTTGAGCACACTGATCGGTGGTTTGAAAGCGAGAGTAGATAGTATCGACGCGGATTCAATTTCAGTTGATCAATTAAAAGCTGTTCTTGCTGAGATCGAAAGTATGGCTGGAAACATTGCTGGGAGTGCAGGTAGTATCAATGTCGATGCGGTTGCAGCGGATGTAAATGATATACTAACCAAACTGATCAATACGATTTCAACTGCACAAGGTCTGCTTAGTCAAGCAAAACAAATCGACTTTGCAACACTATTAAATTCAACTCAAGCGACGGTTGCCAATGCAATCGGTATTTTAGAAAAATATCAAGCAGAATTACCAGCGATCAAACAAGAAGTTCATGATGCGAATGTATTACTGAATGGACACATGGAAACAATCGTCAATGGTATCAATAAAGGCGCAGATCTTTATAACAACGAGTTACCTGTAATAGAAGAAAAACTGGGCTTAGCAGCAAGCTTTATTAAAAATGATTACCCAGAAATCAAAGAAAACATTACGGGAACATTAAAAACAGTCAATGAAAAAATGCCGGATTTAGAATCTGCTTTAAACAAAGCCAATGAATTAGTTCAAAACGATTGGCCAAACATTAAAACAGGGCTTCATAAAGCCGCTGAAGCAATTCGTAAAGGTGAAAAGGACGTTGACCTTGGACAAGTGATAAAACTGCTTAAACTGGATGCTAACGCGGAAAGTGACTTCTTTGCAAAACCTGTTGAAGTATCTGAACATAAAATTTATCCAATTGCCAATAACGGTTCAGCTAGTACGCCGTTTTACACAGCATTGTGTCTGTGGGTCGGAGCCGTATTATTTTCAAGTGTAGCAACCACTGATTTTTATTTAGATGAAAAAGACCGTGGTAAATATTCTAAACGAGAACAATTTTCTGCAAGAATGCTAACATTCTTAGTGATGGGCTTAGCGCAAGCCTTGATCGTGACTTTAGGTAATTACTTCGTGCTAGGAGTAGATGTGAGACAGCCATTTTATAGTGTCTTGTTTGCCTTGTTGATCGCCTTTACGTTTATGATGATGGTTTATGTACTTGTGGCGCTGTTCGGCAATGTCGGAAAAGGTGCTGCGATCATTATCTTAGTCCTCTCCATTTCAGGCGGGGGCGGAAATTATCCGATCCAAGTTTCCGGCAAGTTCTTCCAGTTTATCAATCCGTTTTTACCATTTACCCATGCGGTGAATTTATTACGGGAGTCGGCAGGCGGAATTTATTGGCCAAATGCTTGGAAAGCGATTATTATTTTAGGCATGATCGCAATTGTATTCTGTGCATTGGGGATATTCTTATATCCTTATATTGAAGAAAAAACGAAGAAATTTGCGAAAGTTTCTCATGAAAGTCGTATCTTCCATTAAAATGAATCACAAATTGAAAAAGGCCGAGTCAAAAGTGTTTAGCTCCGAGATATCAGTAGGAGCAGCCTTTTTCTCGCTCTTTTTTGTTCATTTTTTCAAGGCAAACCTAACAAAAAAACAAAGAAAGCCCATCAATCAACTTGGGTCTTTCTAAACAATAAAAAGTCACTAATAAAAATAGGATTTCACTATACAAATGACCAAAATCATTTTATAGTCTTAAGATATGCTAAAAATGAGGTAGGGATGATTATGATAAATTTTTTAATAGATCGTTTTGAAAAAAGACAACCAAAAAATTCAGATACGCGAACAGCCTTTGGTATTTTTGCAGGAGTTGTCGGCTTGTTATCTAACTTACTCCTTTTTGTAGGGAAACTATTGATCGGCTTGATTTCAGGCAGTGTGTCGATCATGGCCGATGCCATGAATAACTTGTCAGATACCGTTTCTTCGGTTTTAACCTTAGTTGGTTTTTATATTGCGGGAAAACCTGCAGATAAAGAGCATCCGTACGGTCATGAACGTTTTGAGTATATCAGTGGGATGTTAGTGTCATTGTTGATCACCTTTGTAGGGTTTCAATTCTTTATGACTTCGATTGAACGAATCAAAGCACCACAAAGCATCAAAGTGACGCCAGTGATTCTGATCATTTTAGTTTTGTCGATTTTGATCAAAGTTTGGCAAAGTCTGTTTTATAAACGGGTAGCTAAAAAAATTGATTCAAATACCCTTGTTGCAACGGCTAAAGATAGTTTAAACGACGTCTTCACAACGATTGCGGTTTTAGTCTCAGCAACGGTTGAAGGTGTTACGGGGCTAAAAATCGATGGCATCGTTGGTTTGGTCATTGCTTGTTATATTATTTTTAGTGGCTTGCAATTGATTCGTGAGTTTATAAATGAGTTGATGGGGTTACGCCCAGACC
The DNA window shown above is from Enterococcus sp. 12C11_DIV0727 and carries:
- a CDS encoding LysM peptidoglycan-binding domain-containing protein; translated protein: MKKRINKKYLILLISSAILFSTAIYFMSSSMILGASVGGGEVVTPVAPIPTTQTAEKPKTTEAENASAVSKEKEVPKEVYIVKEGQTLWEIAQDSGVSIQTLMNKNQLSSSVIVEGQELVFD
- the lepB gene encoding signal peptidase I — translated: MDEIKEYFERLKRKIKRKFAKKQKVKNNTKNRKRPPAGPKKKRPQHRERIEGIREEPRGSARPKVELDRKAGPSKKKRKKKKLTKEEFEKRKKKKRKENIIEIIKFMLPVVLFAVLVFFFILNTSPHMVDGDSMKPTMLNGDRVIVRRTKEPKRYEIITFKPPVKSEFQYVKRVIGMPGDLVWTEGNDLFINHQAESLPKASELSAANELPDGTIKVNLSQDSLDQMAQFKKIPKGYYFVLGDNRNNSSDSRTFGLVDGQAIEGVVSFRFAPFNSIGWIK
- a CDS encoding helix-turn-helix domain-containing protein, which produces MLKRDFLEKPFDYMNDILLFLYNNQGHATKNELVSEFQISLPTLNEYLSFLQSFLEENQVNEQVEITIHGENISLKKEPTFPLKKIVVLFLEKSIKFQMVNQLFSKGELTCDYFQLNYAISSATYYRKITELNDLLKEFRLQIKRGKLIGEEKQIRYFFFSFFWFLFEDKTSLEKETANQYLGFVDILKESLNLVFDPTEVLQIKLWMKISFRRLTTEYNPVISSNYDYPDRPLFEEINLALHTYMKKIERPYTIYEAYMFYDFFCSMNNFSPNSAFAFRLAEKQRRESSYLNYMNKVILKYLKQQGYLSSYASSARLLYIENLLFQLHSQLYYFDGFILAFDSWTVKSIVNAHRHPFSGNEVFELMDIATKKFDQDGEKGSYKNKFTEIHYTIILNHIAELNEEKIAIGVYHSLNPFIGELVIQHLTNVLGHKYPIKAEAFKEDSHYDILLSNIYSETISEKQELVYIFSDIGNSYDMTEIEKLIIQLIDTR
- a CDS encoding FAD-dependent oxidoreductase is translated as MKVVIIGASHGGLQAALTLKRLNPQTEVILIEKRSEISFVSSGIVLKMNQLVDELDKVRYLTLEELNNKGVDVLINATVTTIDPEKKYVIYEDASNNVSEISYEKLILTTGSNQFSTNITLPSKDKVTVFKSYPSSVEVLEKLEQSKSISIVGGGYIGVELCDALKDQGKEIHLIESAGSVLFRYLDKELSSLIEEKIVASGVKLHLNESVISFSELEEELFVTNTTNEEIRNDYVIIAVNARPDSRLVKEFLDLNANGTIRVNEHMQTSDPDIFALGDVISYPVRNSYRKSFVPLVNNVVRSATVAAMNVLGHTIKYNTTQKTTATKIFNSYVASTGLTEEEAKFEGIEVESTFLTLPCQLPYLELQEEVHIKMVFEKGTHKLIGGQLMSERDITQSINTLSLAIEKETTLEELVTLDFYFNPGINQPMGIIGRAAYEFLIEKYKS
- a CDS encoding YhgE/Pip domain-containing protein, which codes for MKHIKNTFKLFKLDWQRIFKNPIATFLIIALMIIPSLYAWFNIKALWDPYANTGELPIAVYSDDKAASFQGKEVDIGKEVLKNLHENKQLGWKFVDSKEELDKGVKSGKYFAGIYLPKDFSKDLLSFTTGEIVKPKIEYSINEKINAIAPKIAEKGASSLQAQITDQFTKTASSTLVTVFNDIGYNLDSNLVSITKVKNMILSTDENIEQIDKYTQEVVTLHDKMPELKTKLAKANEFVDYLPQVDALGTKLVDLNDKMPTIKEQAKVILTLQEKIPEIQNAGKQLAMIDEDFASVEQTMTDGINEAKQGLTIIQQVQTALPDIEKLGDQADQLATVTKDGATKLQEALPSITSCIKVTLESVQTIGSNVSAIAGQIEQLLTDNELTPDERAALKQMLQQFSDSLGKQQAAIDQLVAMLTDIQNSSGNQDLQPIIDSLNNLSTLIGGLKARVDSIDADSISVDQLKAVLAEIESMAGNIAGSAGSINVDAVAADVNDILTKLINTISTAQGLLSQAKQIDFATLLNSTQATVANAIGILEKYQAELPAIKQEVHDANVLLNGHMETIVNGINKGADLYNNELPVIEEKLGLAASFIKNDYPEIKENITGTLKTVNEKMPDLESALNKANELVQNDWPNIKTGLHKAAEAIRKGEKDVDLGQVIKLLKLDANAESDFFAKPVEVSEHKIYPIANNGSASTPFYTALCLWVGAVLFSSVATTDFYLDEKDRGKYSKREQFSARMLTFLVMGLAQALIVTLGNYFVLGVDVRQPFYSVLFALLIAFTFMMMVYVLVALFGNVGKGAAIIILVLSISGGGGNYPIQVSGKFFQFINPFLPFTHAVNLLRESAGGIYWPNAWKAIIILGMIAIVFCALGIFLYPYIEEKTKKFAKVSHESRIFH
- a CDS encoding cation diffusion facilitator family transporter, producing the protein MINFLIDRFEKRQPKNSDTRTAFGIFAGVVGLLSNLLLFVGKLLIGLISGSVSIMADAMNNLSDTVSSVLTLVGFYIAGKPADKEHPYGHERFEYISGMLVSLLITFVGFQFFMTSIERIKAPQSIKVTPVILIILVLSILIKVWQSLFYKRVAKKIDSNTLVATAKDSLNDVFTTIAVLVSATVEGVTGLKIDGIVGLVIACYIIFSGLQLIREFINELMGLRPDQAAIDQMKLYLSSVSEIVGYHDLLIHQYGPNKTFASVHIEIDDRWDLTKAHETIDEIELEFRQKLGVDLVCHIDPVNLYDQRQQFIHQELKKIIKGIDSELKGHDIRLVEHGGKPRILFDLVVPNQFKATDQELKIRIQEQVYRNIGDYPVKVTFDHNYLL